AGAAGATTTATATCAATCAGCAAAACTCTATGCAGAAGTTTACGAAGAAGATCAAGACTTAAAAGAATTAACAGATTTTGCTAGTGCTGATTTCGTGGAATAATGGAAATCAAACGAGGAATGATTATTGATTTTAACTTAGACCCAACATTAGGTTCAGAGACGGGTAAAATTAGACCGTGCATTGTTGTGACTAACGATTCTTACAATGCAAGAGTTCCTGTGATTCAGGTTATTCCTATCACCAGTTGGACTGATAAAAAGGCACGAATTAAAACTAACGTCGAGATTTTACCATCTTCTCTCAATCAATTAAGAAAAAAGTCAATTGCAGATTGTTTACAAACCAGACCAATCGACTATCGTTCTCGTTTTGTGAATGCTCGTGGTCAGCTAGAAGAGGAACTCATAACTCAAATTAATCTATCTTTGAAAAGAGTGTTTGCATTGTAAAAAAAACGATAGCCTTTCTATTCTAGTTTTCTTGGGAATCATCTGCTGGAGTTTGTCCAGAGAATTTAATATTTGCCCAAGTTAGTTGCTTCACTTTTTCTGCATCTTTATCCTCCACAGCCGTCTTCAAATCGCGTTTCAAGTGTGCATTTTCAATGGCTTCTTCTTTACTGCGAGAACTGGTTTCAAAGCATTTTTCTAATGATTGATAAATTCCTGAACGACGGGACTTCGTATGATATTGACGTTCGGTATCTAACAGTTTTGCCATCAATTCCAAGTGCATCTCATCCTCACAGAGTTCTTCTAAGACACCCCATTCATCACTCCCTAAAACATGATTGGTTGCACCTAAACGGTTATCGCGGAACGGTTCACCTGTCACTTCTTGATAAATCCGAGGTAAACTATCATCAAATTCATGTTTTTCTTCTAACCAAATGCGTCGAATTTCACTTAATTCCTCTTCGGTAATTAAAGTGATATCTTCCATACCTGCGGGGGCATTTTTCCGCACTTCTACTTGTGCTTCTAAAACTCGTCTTAACCAATATTCCCGCCAATATTTGGTATAAGGTCCCGGTATAGGTTTAATGGAGGTTTCTCCATCCCCTGTATTGCGTTCAAAGAGTTCGACTTTGCCATAAATGCGACGAAAATCTCTGCGATCATGATCATTTTCAACATCTAATTCATTGCGAATATCTAACAACGGTTGCATCCATTCTTTTTCTTCGTCATTTTGAATCATTGCCTCCATTGATTTATCTTTACTGACCATTGTGCAAACCCAACAGCCAAAGCGAGAATCACCACAACTCGGCGTAGAAGTATCAACCACTAACGGGCATTCATTATCGGCAGTTGCCCCTTGATACATAGAAAGTAAGTCTTTATTATTTCCTCCCCACGGGTTTTCCCATTGCATCAAATACATCCAAACTTCATTAGTTTGCCAATCTTCAATGGGTACATAGATTAAGGAATTGGGACGACTTGGATTAGCATTAAGGTGGTCAAGAACACGCCACTTGCGATGCTTTTTCATATTTTGCGCCCGATTAACGCTTTCTGCCTTGCGAGTTCCTAAAACTAAGATGACTTCCCCCTGATTTCTAATAATTTCCCGAATAAAAGAGTCAGTGGGTTGGATTTTCATCCGGTCAGTACACCATCGGAAGCGATTACGGGGTGCGGGATATCCTTTTCCAATCAGGCAAACCCAAAATCTTTGTTGAATTGCAGGATAAGTTAGATGGGTTTGGATTGGCATTTGCTGTTGATCGGCTGCCTCTTGCATCCCTTTAAGAGATTTTCTCACCCAATTGGAAACAATCGGATTTTCCACAAGGGTATC
This DNA window, taken from Cyanobacteria bacterium GSL.Bin1, encodes the following:
- a CDS encoding type II toxin-antitoxin system PemK/MazF family toxin, with the protein product MIIDFNLDPTLGSETGKIRPCIVVTNDSYNARVPVIQVIPITSWTDKKARIKTNVEILPSSLNQLRKKSIADCLQTRPIDYRSRFVNARGQLEEELITQINLSLKRVFAL
- the dndC gene encoding DNA phosphorothioation system sulfurtransferase DndC; this encodes MNDQQLDILNKQRSASELVQEVNELTEQIKELYCQDDKPIVIGWSGGKDSTTVLQLFWKAVADLPVEKRKKTIYVISNDTLVENPIVSNWVRKSLKGMQEAADQQQMPIQTHLTYPAIQQRFWVCLIGKGYPAPRNRFRWCTDRMKIQPTDSFIREIIRNQGEVILVLGTRKAESVNRAQNMKKHRKWRVLDHLNANPSRPNSLIYVPIEDWQTNEVWMYLMQWENPWGGNNKDLLSMYQGATADNECPLVVDTSTPSCGDSRFGCWVCTMVSKDKSMEAMIQNDEEKEWMQPLLDIRNELDVENDHDRRDFRRIYGKVELFERNTGDGETSIKPIPGPYTKYWREYWLRRVLEAQVEVRKNAPAGMEDITLITEEELSEIRRIWLEEKHEFDDSLPRIYQEVTGEPFRDNRLGATNHVLGSDEWGVLEELCEDEMHLELMAKLLDTERQYHTKSRRSGIYQSLEKCFETSSRSKEEAIENAHLKRDLKTAVEDKDAEKVKQLTWANIKFSGQTPADDSQEN